One genomic region from Nonomuraea helvata encodes:
- a CDS encoding zinc-dependent alcohol dehydrogenase family protein: MRGVLMHAPGDFRVEEREDPKILRPTDAVIRLSATCVCGSDLWPYRGVEPIDGPSPIGHEYVGIVEEVGSEVTTIRPGQFVVGGFSASDNTCEICRAGYQTSCVQREWMNAMGAQAERLRVPLADGTLVATPGMPDADLIPSLLAASDVLGTGWFAATAAEAGLGKTVAVVGDGAVGLLAVLAAKQLGAERIIAMSRHEPRQKLAREFGATDIVTERGDEGVARIKELTGGLGAHSVVEAVGTQESMLQAIRSTRPGGHVGYVGVAHGVKLDGEELFFSRVHLHGGPAPVRQYLPQLIDLIWNRQIDPGKVFDLVLPLEQAAEAYRAMDDRRAVKALLTP; this comes from the coding sequence ATGCGTGGTGTCTTGATGCACGCCCCCGGTGACTTCCGGGTGGAGGAGCGAGAGGACCCGAAGATCCTGCGCCCGACGGACGCCGTCATCCGGCTGTCCGCGACCTGCGTGTGTGGTTCGGATCTGTGGCCGTACCGCGGGGTCGAGCCCATCGACGGCCCTTCCCCGATCGGCCATGAGTATGTGGGCATCGTGGAGGAGGTCGGCAGCGAGGTCACCACGATCAGGCCCGGCCAGTTCGTGGTCGGCGGCTTCTCCGCCTCGGACAACACCTGCGAGATCTGCCGCGCCGGCTACCAGACCTCCTGCGTCCAGCGTGAGTGGATGAACGCGATGGGCGCCCAGGCGGAGCGGCTGCGCGTCCCGCTGGCCGACGGCACGCTGGTGGCCACGCCGGGTATGCCGGACGCCGACCTGATCCCGAGCCTGCTGGCCGCCTCCGACGTGCTGGGCACCGGCTGGTTCGCCGCGACCGCCGCCGAGGCCGGGCTGGGCAAGACGGTCGCCGTGGTCGGGGACGGTGCGGTGGGTCTGCTGGCGGTGCTGGCCGCCAAGCAGCTAGGGGCGGAGCGGATCATCGCCATGAGCCGCCACGAGCCGCGGCAGAAGCTCGCACGTGAGTTCGGCGCCACCGACATCGTCACCGAGCGCGGCGACGAAGGCGTGGCCAGGATCAAGGAGCTGACCGGCGGGCTGGGCGCGCACTCTGTCGTCGAGGCGGTCGGCACCCAGGAGTCGATGCTGCAGGCGATCCGCTCCACCCGCCCCGGCGGGCACGTCGGCTACGTCGGCGTCGCCCACGGCGTGAAGCTGGACGGCGAGGAGCTGTTCTTCTCCCGCGTCCATCTGCACGGCGGCCCCGCGCCGGTCCGCCAGTACCTGCCGCAGTTGATCGACCTGATCTGGAACCGGCAGATCGACCCGGGCAAGGTCTTCGACCTCGTCCTGCCGCTGGAGCAGGCCGCGGAGGCCTACCGGGCGATGGACGATCGCCGCGCCGTCAAGGCCCTGCTGACCCCCTGA
- a CDS encoding helix-turn-helix transcriptional regulator, translated as MDNRDEAREFLISRRARITPKQAGLPPGTRRRVPGLRRSEVAALADVSVEYYAKLERGHLAGVSPSVLEAVARALRLDDAERAHLLHLAQAAEGSDALARPRTRSSRHWMPHKSLQWTLDAITAGPAWVANGRLDVLAVNRLARAFFSDVYNSTMPPNMARFQFLDPAARRFYPDWDHIADMTVDLLRTEAGRNPHDKDLHDLVGELSTRSDAFRTRWGAHNVLRHGTGVKRFRHPVVGDLTLAWEALAMTSEPGLTLTVYTAEPGSPSEEGLRLLGSWAASQDDASPIHRL; from the coding sequence GTGGACAATCGTGACGAAGCCCGCGAGTTCCTCATCTCGCGGCGCGCCAGGATCACGCCGAAGCAGGCCGGGCTGCCGCCCGGCACCCGGCGCCGCGTGCCCGGGCTGCGCAGGAGCGAGGTCGCGGCCCTGGCCGACGTCAGCGTCGAGTACTACGCCAAGCTCGAACGCGGCCACCTCGCCGGTGTCTCGCCGAGCGTGCTCGAAGCGGTCGCACGCGCGCTCCGACTCGACGACGCCGAACGGGCCCACCTGCTTCACCTGGCCCAGGCCGCGGAAGGCTCCGACGCGCTCGCGCGGCCCCGAACACGCTCCAGCAGGCATTGGATGCCGCACAAGAGCCTGCAGTGGACGCTGGACGCCATCACCGCCGGCCCCGCGTGGGTCGCCAACGGCCGCCTCGACGTGCTCGCCGTCAACCGGCTCGCCCGCGCCTTCTTCAGTGACGTCTACAACAGCACCATGCCGCCGAACATGGCCCGCTTCCAGTTCCTCGACCCCGCCGCCCGCCGCTTCTACCCCGACTGGGACCACATCGCCGACATGACCGTGGACCTGCTGCGCACCGAGGCCGGCCGCAACCCCCACGACAAGGACCTCCACGACCTGGTGGGAGAGCTGTCCACCCGCAGCGACGCCTTCCGCACCCGCTGGGGCGCCCACAATGTCCTTCGCCACGGCACCGGCGTCAAACGCTTCCGCCACCCGGTCGTCGGCGACCTCACCCTTGCCTGGGAGGCCCTCGCCATGACCTCCGAACCCGGCCTCACCCTCACCGTCTACACCGCCGAACCCGGCTCACCCTCCGAAGAGGGCCTGCGCCTGCTCGGCTCCTGGGCCGCCTCCCAGGACGACGCCTCGCCCATCCACCGCCTCTGA
- a CDS encoding SDR family NAD(P)-dependent oxidoreductase has product MALILVTGASSGLGHDTANALADEGHDVVFHVRNRARLTDAGDTSRWKDVVVGDLGKLDEIRGVARQVSRFGRFDAVIHNAGVLHSPDVTTVNIVAPYMLTALMDKPARLVYLSSSMHRSGSTDLRRLTDGTASYSDSKLWVTTLALALASRWADTSSHAVDPGWVPTRMGGPGAPDDLIAGHRTQVWLATHHDVTPSTGGYWYHRQTQPPHPASQDEEFQARLLEVLESHTGVPLD; this is encoded by the coding sequence ATGGCACTGATTCTGGTGACCGGGGCATCGAGCGGGCTCGGGCACGACACGGCGAACGCGCTGGCCGACGAGGGGCATGACGTGGTCTTCCACGTCCGCAATCGGGCCCGTCTGACCGACGCGGGTGACACCTCCCGGTGGAAAGACGTCGTCGTCGGAGATCTCGGCAAGCTTGACGAGATCCGCGGCGTGGCCCGGCAAGTGTCCAGGTTCGGCCGCTTCGACGCCGTCATCCACAACGCCGGCGTCCTGCACTCTCCCGACGTGACCACCGTCAACATCGTCGCGCCGTACATGCTGACGGCCCTGATGGACAAACCGGCCAGGCTCGTCTACCTCAGCAGCTCCATGCACCGATCCGGCTCCACCGACCTGCGACGGCTGACCGACGGCACCGCTTCCTACAGCGACAGCAAACTGTGGGTCACCACCCTCGCGCTCGCCCTCGCGTCACGGTGGGCAGACACCTCCAGCCATGCGGTCGACCCCGGGTGGGTCCCCACCCGCATGGGCGGTCCCGGCGCACCGGACGACCTGATCGCCGGGCACCGGACCCAGGTGTGGCTCGCCACCCACCATGACGTGACCCCGAGCACCGGCGGGTACTGGTACCACCGGCAGACGCAGCCGCCACACCCCGCCTCGCAGGACGAAGAGTTCCAGGCTCGCCTCCTTGAGGTCCTGGAAAGTCACACTGGCGTCCCGCTCGACTGA
- a CDS encoding MFS transporter: protein MTITAPARPTVFQGLPKVFWLLFSGQLVNRFGGVVLPFLVFYLTGRGYEAGQIAAVVSAYGLGGLGGQPLGGYLADRFGRRLTLIGGLLATATCLILIGAAGSLAWLMAAAVAMGLAGDVYRPAASALVAETTPPHLRPKAFGLMHWAVNVGAAAAGAIAGLLLAHGFWLLVVLDVTTSVAFAVIVYVGIPAGHDRAAPKSARNGYAIAARDRVLIAALIFLLIGLVLYAQASYALPLALAADGLPASLYGLLITVNGAIVVIFQPLFVAWLSRLPRLPVLGVSMAVVGAGLALTGVADRPWHYVATVVLWSIGEIGMAGFEAALIADLTPDGSHGTYQALYGWTTAIARFAGPAVGAVLFQAQALWWACAATGILCALFAFVLMPAVARRSS from the coding sequence ATGACGATCACGGCTCCCGCTCGCCCCACCGTCTTCCAGGGGCTGCCCAAGGTGTTCTGGCTGCTGTTCTCCGGCCAGCTGGTCAATCGGTTCGGCGGGGTCGTGCTGCCGTTCCTGGTGTTCTACCTGACCGGCCGGGGGTACGAGGCCGGCCAGATCGCCGCCGTCGTCTCGGCGTACGGGCTGGGTGGTCTGGGCGGGCAGCCCCTCGGCGGGTACCTGGCCGACCGGTTCGGCCGCCGCCTCACCCTGATCGGCGGCCTGCTGGCCACCGCGACCTGCCTGATCCTCATCGGCGCGGCCGGCAGCCTGGCCTGGCTGATGGCCGCCGCCGTGGCCATGGGACTGGCCGGCGACGTCTACCGGCCCGCCGCCTCAGCGTTGGTCGCCGAGACCACCCCGCCGCACCTGCGGCCCAAGGCGTTCGGGCTCATGCACTGGGCGGTCAACGTCGGCGCCGCCGCCGCCGGCGCCATCGCCGGGCTGCTGCTCGCCCACGGGTTCTGGCTCCTGGTGGTCCTGGACGTCACCACGAGCGTCGCGTTCGCCGTGATCGTGTACGTCGGCATCCCCGCAGGCCACGACAGAGCCGCGCCCAAGTCCGCGCGCAACGGTTACGCGATCGCGGCCCGCGACCGGGTGCTGATCGCCGCGCTGATCTTCCTGCTGATCGGCCTCGTCCTGTACGCCCAGGCCTCCTACGCGCTGCCCCTGGCCCTGGCCGCCGACGGGCTCCCCGCCTCCCTGTACGGACTGCTCATCACCGTCAACGGCGCCATCGTGGTGATCTTCCAGCCGCTGTTCGTCGCCTGGCTGTCCCGGCTGCCCCGTCTGCCGGTCCTCGGCGTCTCCATGGCGGTGGTGGGCGCCGGCCTGGCGCTGACCGGCGTGGCCGACCGGCCCTGGCACTACGTGGCCACGGTGGTGCTGTGGTCGATCGGTGAGATCGGCATGGCGGGCTTCGAGGCGGCGCTGATCGCCGACCTCACCCCCGACGGCTCGCACGGCACGTACCAGGCACTGTACGGCTGGACCACCGCCATCGCCCGCTTCGCCGGGCCCGCTGTCGGCGCCGTCCTGTTCCAGGCCCAAGCGCTGTGGTGGGCCTGCGCCGCAACGGGCATCCTGTGCGCGCTGTTCGCCTTCGTCCTGATGCCCGCCGTCGCCCGCCGATCGAGCTGA
- a CDS encoding ArsR/SmtB family transcription factor, with product MLTLAFSAYDLSFLRFAFSPLREVATSIHALRTPGTRALHLPWFKQVRPQLGSELAPLLDLVTGRGYIPDFLCPVPTGPTPDLTGELAVLRAAPHEVIRADLDRMASELGPLTGCAAQLHQDPAAGLERLVHAIETYWQLAIAPHWPRMRTLLEGDLLHRTRQYAEHGPAGVFADMHPAIRWEGRNLHLEQRPEEMSRVLAGEGLLLAASIFVWPGLFYRTDSPGQPIITYPVRAIATLWERGTAPAPDALAAVIGRSRALLLAELDTPASTTDLSRRTGLSPANVSEQLTLLLAAGLVTKHRVGRSMLYVRTPRAQALLDG from the coding sequence ATGCTCACACTGGCGTTCTCCGCCTACGACCTGTCCTTCCTCAGGTTCGCCTTCTCCCCGCTGCGGGAGGTCGCCACCAGCATCCACGCGCTGCGCACGCCCGGCACGCGCGCCCTGCATCTGCCCTGGTTCAAGCAGGTACGCCCACAGCTCGGCAGCGAGCTCGCGCCGCTGCTCGATCTCGTCACCGGACGGGGCTACATCCCTGACTTCCTCTGTCCCGTCCCCACCGGCCCGACCCCGGACCTGACGGGCGAACTGGCGGTGTTACGCGCCGCCCCCCACGAAGTCATCCGCGCCGACCTCGACCGCATGGCGAGCGAGCTCGGCCCGCTGACCGGCTGCGCCGCGCAGCTGCACCAGGATCCGGCCGCGGGTCTCGAACGGCTGGTGCACGCCATCGAGACCTACTGGCAGCTCGCCATCGCCCCGCACTGGCCGCGCATGCGCACCCTCCTGGAAGGCGACCTGCTCCATCGCACCAGGCAGTACGCCGAACACGGCCCCGCCGGGGTGTTCGCGGACATGCACCCGGCCATCCGCTGGGAAGGCCGCAACCTGCACCTGGAACAGCGCCCCGAGGAGATGTCCCGGGTGCTGGCCGGCGAGGGGCTGCTGCTGGCCGCGTCCATCTTCGTCTGGCCCGGCCTGTTCTACCGCACCGACTCGCCCGGCCAGCCGATCATCACCTATCCGGTGCGCGCCATCGCCACCCTGTGGGAACGCGGCACGGCCCCCGCCCCCGACGCGCTGGCCGCCGTCATCGGCCGCTCCCGCGCCCTGCTGCTGGCGGAGCTGGACACGCCGGCCTCCACCACGGACCTGTCCCGCCGCACCGGCTTGTCTCCCGCCAACGTCTCCGAGCAGCTCACCCTGCTGCTGGCGGCGGGCCTGGTCACCAAGCACCGCGTCGGCCGGTCCATGCTGTACGTCCGGACGCCGCGCGCCCAGGCCCTGCTGGACGGCTGA
- a CDS encoding alpha/beta hydrolase — translation MSAVGRRALLRGAASVGGLGLLGGPLARGARTRTFVLVHGSNGNAGVWSAVAAELAQRGHRVCAVNLPGHGPDAFFPASYQAPQDLAAFAAAPSPLAQVTLAANVKHVTAAVRRLAPHGPVVLVGQSLGGITVTKVADAVPHLLARLVYISAFCCTAQPTVYDMYRTPEGAPSLVLTLPKVGDPAQTGALRTNWRSADPAFLATAKAAFLADGTDERLRAILAECEPDEAAILSFTDARPDPARWGGVPRTFVRLTADCAVPLPLQDRMIREADALTPRNRFRTASLPSSHLGFLDRPATVADLLESEPAQ, via the coding sequence ATGAGCGCCGTCGGCCGCCGCGCCCTGCTGCGCGGAGCGGCGAGCGTGGGCGGGCTGGGGCTGCTCGGCGGCCCCCTTGCCCGGGGCGCCAGGACCAGGACGTTCGTGCTCGTACACGGCAGCAACGGCAACGCCGGCGTGTGGAGCGCCGTCGCGGCGGAACTCGCCCAGCGCGGTCACCGCGTCTGTGCCGTGAACCTGCCCGGGCACGGCCCCGATGCCTTCTTCCCGGCGTCGTACCAGGCGCCGCAGGACCTCGCCGCGTTCGCCGCGGCCCCTTCACCGCTGGCGCAGGTGACGCTCGCGGCCAACGTCAAGCACGTCACCGCCGCCGTACGGCGCCTGGCCCCGCACGGGCCGGTGGTCCTGGTCGGGCAGAGCCTCGGCGGGATCACCGTCACCAAAGTGGCCGATGCGGTGCCGCACCTGCTTGCCCGCCTGGTCTACATCTCGGCCTTCTGCTGTACGGCACAGCCGACGGTCTACGACATGTACAGGACCCCGGAGGGTGCTCCGAGCCTCGTCCTGACCCTGCCCAAGGTGGGCGACCCGGCTCAGACCGGCGCCCTGCGCACCAACTGGCGTTCGGCCGACCCGGCGTTCCTGGCCACGGCCAAGGCCGCGTTCCTCGCCGACGGCACCGACGAACGCCTGCGCGCGATCCTCGCCGAATGCGAGCCCGACGAGGCCGCAATCCTGTCCTTCACCGACGCCCGCCCGGACCCGGCGCGATGGGGCGGCGTCCCGCGCACCTTCGTCCGTCTCACCGCGGACTGCGCCGTCCCGCTGCCGCTGCAGGACCGGATGATCCGGGAGGCGGACGCGCTGACCCCGCGCAACCGATTCCGCACCGCCTCGCTCCCGTCATCACACCTGGGTTTCCTGGACCGCCCGGCGACCGTCGCGGACCTGCTGGAGTCCGAGCCGGCCCAGTAG
- a CDS encoding sensor histidine kinase produces MRRGGVCLALLALKVPAVALLAVPPLALTHLYGALSFPALVLLVLGGRRLATVSRALHRRWTDTTIPSPYPPRPRIERAEQGWYWTGYDYHRGRPLATVSLWFNWVARDPATWRDLLWLALDPVAGTILLLPGVLGFAAPLRLHARWTHALLAPTGHARLTDRVRQLTDTRAEALDAQAAELERIERDLHDGAQARLVAIQLTLSMAQRTLREDPDSADELLCEARATAAAAVAQLRDLVHGIRPPVLSERGLSDALRLLALEHPLAVSVTADLPGRLVPPLESAVYFAAAELLANVAKHAQAGSAAVHVVRRGGLLRLAVTDDGVGGADPAAGTGLVGVERRLRPFDGTLIVDSPPGGPTTVTLEVPCALSSPRTSTC; encoded by the coding sequence GTGCGGCGTGGCGGTGTGTGCCTTGCCCTGCTGGCACTCAAGGTGCCCGCGGTGGCGTTGCTGGCGGTGCCGCCGCTGGCGTTGACGCACCTGTACGGCGCGCTTTCGTTTCCCGCACTGGTCCTGCTGGTCCTCGGCGGCCGCCGCCTGGCCACCGTCAGCCGGGCGCTGCACCGGCGCTGGACGGACACGACGATCCCGTCGCCGTACCCGCCCCGGCCGCGGATCGAGCGCGCCGAGCAGGGCTGGTACTGGACCGGGTACGACTACCACCGGGGCCGGCCGCTCGCCACCGTGTCGCTCTGGTTCAACTGGGTCGCGCGCGACCCGGCAACCTGGCGAGATCTGCTGTGGCTGGCGCTCGACCCGGTCGCCGGCACGATCCTGCTGCTGCCGGGCGTGCTCGGCTTCGCCGCGCCGCTGCGCCTGCACGCGCGGTGGACCCACGCGCTGCTCGCCCCGACCGGCCACGCGCGGCTCACCGACCGGGTGCGGCAGCTGACCGACACCCGCGCCGAGGCCCTCGACGCGCAGGCGGCCGAACTCGAACGCATCGAGCGTGACCTGCACGACGGCGCCCAGGCCCGCCTCGTGGCCATCCAGCTGACCCTGAGCATGGCCCAGCGGACGCTGCGCGAGGACCCCGACAGCGCCGACGAGCTGCTGTGCGAGGCGCGGGCCACGGCGGCGGCCGCCGTGGCGCAGCTACGTGACCTCGTGCACGGCATCCGCCCGCCGGTGCTGTCCGAGCGCGGCCTCAGCGACGCGCTGCGCCTGCTCGCCCTCGAGCACCCGCTCGCCGTGAGCGTGACCGCCGACCTGCCCGGACGGCTGGTCCCGCCGCTGGAGTCCGCGGTGTACTTCGCCGCCGCCGAGCTCCTGGCCAACGTGGCCAAGCACGCCCAGGCGGGCAGCGCCGCGGTCCACGTCGTCCGCCGTGGAGGTCTGCTCCGGCTCGCCGTCACCGACGACGGCGTCGGCGGCGCCGATCCGGCTGCCGGGACCGGCCTGGTGGGCGTGGAGCGCAGGCTGCGGCCGTTCGACGGTACGCTCATCGTCGACAGCCCGCCCGGAGGCCCGACCACCGTGACCTTGGAGGTGCCGTGCGCGTTGTCCTCGCCGAGGACCTCTACCTGCTGA
- a CDS encoding response regulator transcription factor — MRVVLAEDLYLLRNGIERMLHAYGMQVVAAVDNGPDLLDALLTHRPDVAVIDVRLPPTHTDEGLRAAITARREVPGLPVLILSQYVQQLYARELLADGGGSVGYLLKDRVSDTDEFVDALRRVAAGGTAVDPDVIARLLAPDRAPSGLTRRELDVLSLMAQGLSNAVIGKRLFLSEGSVSKYTTQIFAKLGLEPSPDTHRRVLAVLAYLDTKPT; from the coding sequence GTGCGCGTTGTCCTCGCCGAGGACCTCTACCTGCTGAGGAACGGCATCGAGCGGATGCTGCACGCGTACGGCATGCAGGTCGTCGCCGCCGTCGACAACGGCCCCGACCTGCTCGACGCGCTGCTGACGCACCGGCCCGACGTGGCGGTCATCGATGTGCGCCTGCCCCCGACGCACACCGACGAGGGCCTGCGCGCCGCGATCACCGCCCGCCGCGAGGTGCCCGGGCTGCCGGTGCTCATCCTCTCGCAGTACGTCCAGCAGCTCTACGCCCGTGAGCTGCTCGCCGACGGCGGCGGGAGCGTCGGATACCTGCTCAAGGACCGCGTCTCCGACACCGACGAGTTCGTCGACGCCCTGCGCCGCGTGGCCGCCGGCGGCACCGCCGTCGACCCGGACGTGATCGCCCGGCTGCTCGCCCCCGACCGGGCCCCCTCAGGACTGACGCGACGCGAGCTGGACGTGCTGTCGCTGATGGCGCAGGGACTGTCGAACGCGGTCATCGGCAAGCGGCTCTTCCTCAGCGAGGGCTCGGTCAGCAAGTACACGACGCAGATCTTCGCGAAGCTCGGCCTCGAGCCGTCCCCGGACACCCACCGCCGGGTCCTGGCCGTCCTGGCCTACCTCGACACCAAGCCCACCTGA
- a CDS encoding NAD(P)H-binding protein, translated as MTILITGARGHVARSLVHQLLAAGQEVRAASRNPAASALPAVLCDLADPDSAAPALAGVTKLFMYAEPRGVDGFVERAVAAGVEHIVLLSALLASADAEDAIARLHRDAESAVAGSGVAWTFVRPGGFATNTLPWAATVRAEGVVRDPFPDAHSAPVHEADIAAVAARALIEPGHKGAVYELTGPESVTRRRQAELIGEAIGRPVGFVVQDLAEHRAELSRWTSPEVADSVIRHSRDAVGRPAPTTDTIEKVTGEPARAYGRWVRDHAADFTG; from the coding sequence ATGACGATCCTGATCACTGGAGCGCGCGGTCACGTCGCGCGCAGCCTCGTACACCAGCTTCTCGCCGCGGGGCAGGAGGTGCGCGCCGCCAGCCGGAACCCCGCCGCCTCCGCCCTCCCCGCGGTGCTCTGCGATCTCGCCGACCCGGACTCGGCCGCTCCGGCCCTGGCCGGCGTCACCAAGCTCTTCATGTACGCCGAGCCGCGCGGCGTGGACGGCTTCGTCGAGCGGGCCGTGGCCGCCGGGGTGGAGCACATCGTGCTCCTGTCGGCCCTGCTCGCCAGCGCCGACGCGGAGGACGCCATCGCCCGCCTTCACCGCGACGCCGAGAGTGCGGTGGCCGGCTCGGGCGTGGCCTGGACGTTCGTGCGGCCCGGGGGATTCGCCACGAACACGTTGCCATGGGCGGCGACGGTACGCGCCGAAGGGGTGGTACGCGACCCGTTCCCCGACGCGCACTCCGCTCCGGTGCACGAGGCCGACATCGCGGCGGTCGCGGCGCGGGCCTTGATCGAGCCCGGGCACAAGGGAGCGGTGTACGAGCTGACCGGGCCGGAGTCGGTCACGCGCAGACGGCAGGCGGAGCTGATCGGGGAGGCGATCGGCCGCCCGGTCGGCTTCGTCGTGCAGGACCTGGCCGAACACCGCGCGGAGCTGAGCCGCTGGACGTCGCCGGAGGTCGCCGACTCCGTGATCCGCCACTCGCGTGACGCGGTCGGACGTCCGGCGCCGACCACCGACACGATCGAGAAGGTGACCGGTGAGCCCGCCCGCGCCTACGGCCGGTGGGTGCGGGACCACGCCGCCGACTTCACCGGCTGA
- a CDS encoding helix-turn-helix transcriptional regulator encodes MSKRTELADFLRSRRARLQPEQVGLAPGHRRQTAGLRREEVALLAGISVDYYIRLEQGRGPQPSEQVLSALGRTLRLTGDEHDYLLRIGGRPPAPRLGVPAGPPPNVLRLLERLGAVPAMVINVCWDVLAWNRMLAALIGDPSDVPARERNTLRWLFGSPTLPPDHAEFARQAVADLRASARHPDDPDVRRLVSELSAANPLFAELWAELEIEVPRTVTKRAVHPVVGEIELDCEILPLPGGEHRLVLYTAAPDTPSHHALQALSSMAAPCRGQGDPLTT; translated from the coding sequence ATGAGCAAGCGCACCGAACTAGCAGATTTCCTGCGCAGCCGGCGGGCGCGGCTCCAACCGGAACAGGTGGGGCTGGCGCCCGGCCACCGCCGCCAGACGGCCGGGCTGCGGCGCGAGGAGGTCGCGCTGCTGGCCGGCATCTCGGTCGACTACTACATCCGGCTGGAGCAGGGACGCGGGCCGCAGCCGTCCGAGCAGGTCCTGTCCGCGCTCGGGCGCACCCTGCGGCTGACCGGCGACGAGCACGACTACCTGCTGCGCATCGGCGGCCGGCCTCCCGCGCCGCGCCTCGGAGTCCCGGCCGGGCCTCCCCCGAACGTCCTGCGCCTCCTGGAACGGCTCGGCGCCGTCCCAGCCATGGTGATCAACGTCTGCTGGGACGTGCTGGCCTGGAACCGCATGCTGGCTGCCCTCATCGGCGACCCCTCCGACGTGCCCGCCCGCGAGCGCAACACGCTCCGCTGGCTGTTCGGCTCGCCGACGCTGCCGCCCGACCATGCCGAGTTCGCCCGCCAGGCCGTCGCCGACCTGCGGGCCAGCGCCCGCCACCCGGACGATCCGGACGTACGGCGCCTGGTGAGCGAGCTGTCGGCGGCCAACCCGCTGTTCGCCGAGTTGTGGGCCGAGCTTGAGATCGAGGTGCCGCGAACGGTGACGAAGCGGGCGGTTCACCCCGTGGTGGGAGAGATCGAGCTCGACTGCGAGATCCTGCCCCTGCCGGGCGGCGAGCACCGCCTCGTCCTCTACACCGCCGCCCCGGACACCCCCTCCCACCACGCCCTCCAGGCGCTCTCCTCGATGGCCGCACCCTGCCGGGGACAAGGTGATCCGCTTACAACATGA
- a CDS encoding DUF6289 family protein, producing MIRRVLAVTVLAAATLATVPSAAQAAPRCPAGYECNTQYFSDAARTNLVGVKTEFCDGEVSTWGRLSGYISWSSSPCRD from the coding sequence ATGATCCGTCGCGTACTGGCCGTCACGGTCCTGGCCGCCGCCACGCTCGCCACCGTACCGTCCGCCGCGCAGGCCGCCCCTCGCTGCCCGGCCGGCTACGAGTGCAACACTCAGTACTTCTCCGACGCCGCGCGCACCAACTTGGTGGGGGTCAAGACGGAATTCTGCGATGGCGAGGTCTCGACCTGGGGCAGGCTCTCCGGCTACATCAGCTGGTCCTCGAGCCCCTGCAGGGACTGA
- a CDS encoding DUF6289 family protein yields the protein MIRRTLIAAALAATALVTLPAGPAQARACALGSRCVTTYYSDGIGSQVVGGSVEGCDGSSYAWGVRTIYKDWSETPCS from the coding sequence ATGATCCGTCGTACACTCATCGCCGCGGCGCTGGCCGCGACGGCCCTCGTCACCCTCCCCGCCGGTCCCGCGCAGGCCAGGGCCTGCGCGCTCGGCTCCCGATGCGTCACCACGTACTACTCCGACGGCATCGGCAGCCAGGTGGTCGGCGGCAGCGTCGAGGGTTGCGACGGCTCCTCTTACGCATGGGGCGTGCGCACCATATACAAGGACTGGTCCGAAACCCCCTGTAGCTGA
- a CDS encoding CGNR zinc finger domain-containing protein, with amino-acid sequence MRANATGRVLHDPKGGSFRFDAGAVCLDFAHTGGEGQYAVFETLHEPADLSEWLAQPPLAAVMTVPVTTRELAEAKTLRQAIWDAAHARAAHGPLPAEAVATINRAAAEAPLIPELAADGTTAGWAPPVRATQALSTLAREMIELLSGPLSERIRECASDNCPLVFVDTSRPGARRWCAMERCGNRHKLRAHRARQSTDS; translated from the coding sequence ATGCGAGCAAATGCAACCGGACGGGTGCTGCACGACCCCAAGGGCGGGTCGTTCCGGTTCGACGCCGGCGCCGTCTGCCTGGACTTCGCCCACACGGGCGGCGAGGGCCAATACGCGGTATTCGAGACCCTCCACGAGCCTGCCGACCTCAGCGAATGGCTGGCCCAGCCGCCGCTGGCCGCGGTCATGACGGTCCCCGTGACGACCCGCGAGCTGGCCGAGGCCAAGACCCTGCGCCAGGCGATCTGGGACGCGGCGCACGCCCGGGCGGCGCATGGCCCCCTCCCCGCCGAGGCCGTCGCGACCATCAACCGGGCCGCGGCCGAGGCGCCGCTGATCCCCGAGCTGGCCGCCGACGGCACGACCGCGGGGTGGGCGCCGCCGGTACGGGCCACGCAAGCGCTGTCGACGCTGGCGCGCGAGATGATCGAACTGCTCTCCGGGCCGCTCTCCGAGCGCATCCGCGAGTGCGCGAGCGACAACTGCCCGCTGGTGTTCGTCGACACGTCCCGACCCGGCGCCCGGCGCTGGTGCGCGATGGAGCGCTGCGGCAACCGCCACAAGCTCCGGGCCCACCGCGCCCGGCAGTCCACGGACTCGTGA